ATCAAATGTTCTTTCGAAAACTTCTTTCCGTATGGTGTTCTTTCTATAATCCCCAAGTATCTCCCCCTTTTTCATGAATATAAACCTCTCTCCAAATCTTAGAGCTAAGTTAACGTCATGCATAACGGCAATAACAGTTTTACCAGCCAATGAGAGCTCCCTTAATAGCCTCATGATTTCAATTTGACTTTTCGGGTCCAAGTTGTTTGTTGGTTCGTCCAGCATAAGTATAGGAGTATCTTGGGCTAAGGCCCTAGCTATCGCAACTTTCTGAAGTTCTCCTCCGCTGAGCATTCTTGTTGGCCTCTCTGCAAGCTTCTCGATGCCCATGGTTTTTAGAGCGTTTATCACTGACTTTATATCCTCATTACTGGGCCTTAGCCCCATGTACGGCTTCCTGCCCAAGAGCACGAAATCAAATACCCTTAAAAAGTTCGGCTCAACCCTCTGAGGAACATAGGATATTAGTCTAGCTAACTCATCTCTCCTCAGCGTTGCCACGCTCCTACCCATAATCCTTATTGACCCCCAGCACTTCAACATGCCCAGGA
This genomic interval from Pyrococcus kukulkanii contains the following:
- a CDS encoding ABC transporter ATP-binding protein, whose translation is MKALVLEDVSFSYNGRSILKGVSFDVGEGEFLVILGPNGAGKSTLLKCILGMLKCWGSIRIMGRSVATLRRDELARLISYVPQRVEPNFLRVFDFVLLGRKPYMGLRPSNEDIKSVINALKTMGIEKLAERPTRMLSGGELQKVAIARALAQDTPILMLDEPTNNLDPKSQIEIMRLLRELSLAGKTVIAVMHDVNLALRFGERFIFMKKGEILGDYRKNTIRKEVFERTFDAKVELIETKHGLLCYFL